The DNA segment AAGGTGGTGAAGAAGTGACTCAGTTATGTTCTATTTTAGGAATGACTCTTGCATTATCGTTGGTATTGTGCGGCAACATTGGACTTCTTATCTACGGCATAGAGGACAGCACATACGTGGTGGGCAGAATGTCGTCAAGGCAACAAGCCAGGCGCCAGCTGGATCCGAATTATCGCAGAAGAAAGGCGACCGCATTAATTTGTGTTGTCTGGGCGCTTCCTACCTTGTTCGGCTTGCTGGCGATGACCGACTGGAATTGTCACAGTGTCTGTACTTGCACCCTGAGCTACAAGTCCGGCGCGCCTTTGTGCCGGGAAGCAAAGTGCTCGCGGCTTTACACGCCTATGTCGAAGCTTTATCTTCTGGTGGTTGTGATTCTTTGGGGCCTCGAATGCCTGGGTCTCTTGGCTCTTCTGTGCAGTTCCATTCGCACGGTCAGGCACTCAGACAGCGAAAAGGCCACGAAAGGGCACGCGGAGAGAAAATATCTGAGTTTTAAGCGGACCCTGACTCGGCATCGGGCATCGCACCAAGTGGTTTATTTTCTCTTCATGCTCTTCATCATCTGCACGGCTCCGATAATGATCCTCTTCGTGTTAGACTTCGCCATTCCAGGAATCCACTTCAGCCACATCGTGGTGAACTGTATCACGCCGCTGCCGCTCGTCTACTGCTGCATCAGCCC comes from the Clavelina lepadiformis chromosome 5, kaClaLepa1.1, whole genome shotgun sequence genome and includes:
- the LOC143459806 gene encoding uncharacterized protein LOC143459806, whose protein sequence is MAEIQARVFVDHPHGKTHVDETFVNQSANESCVPLEENYLRVVSVVPALVAVENLVILASLFCYRHKLKHNNVYRYVASALVANVVTAVLGFYHFINYYYGFETTSPNPWWAFRKGMTLALSLVLCGNIGLLIYGIEDSTYVVGRMSSRQQARRQLDPNYRRRKATALICVVWALPTLFGLLAMTDWNCHSVCTCTLSYKSGAPLCREAKCSRLYTPMSKLYLLVVVILWGLECLGLLALLCSSIRTVRHSDSEKATKGHAERKYLSFKRTLTRHRASHQVVYFLFMLFIICTAPIMILFVLDFAIPGIHFSHIVVNCITPLPLVYCCISPILVSHKLAGVRDAFLMAMTFSWLKPAASRKNKTRKKSSCTVLSTSVPEKEFANATPI